The following coding sequences lie in one Carcharodon carcharias isolate sCarCar2 chromosome 5, sCarCar2.pri, whole genome shotgun sequence genomic window:
- the LOC121278447 gene encoding transcription factor Sox-7-like — protein MATIMSPYSWTEGLDSPAGEGKPRAGLTAHESSGRNKAEPRIRRPMNAFMVWAKDERKQLAIQNPDLHNAELSKMLGKSWKALSPSQKRPFVEEAERLRVQHMQDHPNYKYRPRRKKQIKRLCKRVDPSFLLNNFPHDQPPVHTGRMCSRPLEEEEDKGYPPASRLPAIRRFRETQTTNNSFDNYGLPTPEMSPLDVIDSDHSFFPPPCTEDSPSQMNGIMYRSDYSQSPIQCGHLSQISIPQNRSTTMHPAASHPPPPPYYNRLQHPAFQSMNSGTSVHLSPPHDHHHLDNLEHISQAELLGEVDRNEFDQYLNTSSHLNQAGMVINSHLPDVSSSGGTSSERSLISVLADATAAYYNSYSGS, from the exons ATGGCTACAATAATGAGCCCATACTCATGGACAGAGGGTCTGGACTCTCCTGCTGGCGAAGGAAAGCCAAGGGCTGGGCTCACAGCTCACGAATCTTCAGGCAGGAACAAAGCTGAGCCACGAATCCGGAGACCCATGAATGCATTCATGGTCTGGGCTAAGGATGAGAGGAAACAACTAGCAATCCAAAACCCTGATCTACACAATGCAGAGCTCAGCAAAATGCTGG GCAAATCATGGAAAGCACTCAGTCCTTCACAGAAGAGGCCTTTTGTGGAAGAAGCTGAAAGATTGCGAGTCCAGCATATGCAGGATCATCCTAATTACAAATACAGGCCACGGAGGAAAAAACAGATCAAACGTCTCTGCAAACGTGTAGACCCCAGCTTCCTGCTCAACAACTTCCCCCATGATCAGCCTCCTGTCCACACTGGAAGAATGTGCAGtagacctctggaggaggaagaggataaaggcTATCCACCAGCCTCAAGACTTCCTGCAATCAGGAGATTCAGGGAAACACAGACAACAAACAACAGCTTCGACAACTATGGACTACCCACTCCTGAGATGTCCCCTTTAGATGTGATTGATTCCGATCACAGTTTCTTTCCACCTCCATGTACAGAAGATTCACCCTCTCAGATGAATGGAATAATGTATCGGTCAGATTACAGTCAAAGCCCCATTCAATGTGGACATCTCAGTCAGATTTCAATCCCCCAGAATAGATCTACCACAATGCACCCTGCAGCCAGccatcctccaccacctccttatTATAACCGGCTCCAGCATCCAGCCTTCCAGTCCATGAACTCAGGCACATCTGTCCACCTTTCTCCCCCTCATGACCACCATCATCTAGATAACCTGGAACATATCAGCCAGGCTGAGCTTTTAGGAGAAGTGGACCGCAATGAGTTTGATCAGTATTTGAACACCTCTAGTCATCTAAATCAAGCAGGGATGGTAATTAATTCACATCTACCTGACGTCAGTTCATCTGGAGGCACAAGTTCAGAGAGGAGCCTTATATCTGTGTTAGCAGATGCTACTGCAGCATATTACAATAGCTACAGTGGCTCCTAG